From Echinicola soli, a single genomic window includes:
- a CDS encoding SusC/RagA family TonB-linked outer membrane protein: protein MTQTLRKLRVLLLCLFFSASWQMVAFGQGKEVTGNVISSEDKLPLPGVSVLVQGTTRGAITDLDGNFSINLNEGEDVLTFSFIGFETKSVAVANQSEISVTLNPDMQALEEVVVVGYGEQKKETVTGSVTAVKGTELAKSPATNISNSIAGRMPGVVAVNRSGEPGYDGSGIRIRGSNTLGNNDALIVIDGIPARAGGFERLNPNDIESISVLKDASAAIYGSRAANGVILVTTKRGRSGKPELSYQFNQGWAQPTVIPDLANAAQYTQMLNDLSVYELPVDEWQAANDAYKNTGVYTRPNGQERAAPYTPEDIAAYRAGNDPWNYPNTDWYDATLKEWSPQSKHNLQLIGGSENVKYLASLGYQNQDAYYKNSATGYKQYDLRINLDAKINDYVSLKLGVLGREEFRFFPTRGAGAIFRMQMRGKPHQPAFWPNGLPGPDIENGENPVVITTNETGYDRDKRDYFQSNGELTIKIPGVEGLKFIGTAAVDKLSRDIKRWETPWTLYERGSGFEEDGVTPVLVPSQRGPADPRLRQEHFNQLNILLGGVLSYEKTINEDHKLNILAGTNRETEEGDDFFAFRRYYLSTTIDQLFAGGELEKDNGGDAYERARLNYFGRVAYNYKEKYLAEFLWRYDASYIFPENTRFGFFPGIMLGWVASEEDFFKNAIPGLEFFKIRGSWGQMGNDQVYYDSNDDGTQTLQEYQFLSTYLFDSYIINGVETKTLYESRVPNPAITWEIANNANIGIEGQLLDGKIYFEFDYFYNKRTNILWRKNASVPQTTGITLPAENIGEVANSGFDALMGYRGRTSGGFNYSVSVNGGYAKNKILFWDEPPGAPDWQLSTGKPMNTFLVYQYDGVFPDQQSIDNEDLDYSAITNELRPGDMRYVDYDNDGAITPDDRVRMDQNNIPLFQGGMNITASYKNFDLSILLQGAFGARQYVSAGESGNIGNYLLDIYENRWTVDNPSSEHPRIANRSDQYYSNGNTYWFRQADYIRLKNFEIGYTLPMEIGEKVGIKNLRVFANGLNLFNIMNKLEVMDPESSNSTGQYYPQARVINTGLSVTF from the coding sequence ATGACTCAAACTTTACGGAAGCTAAGAGTCCTTTTGCTATGTTTATTTTTTTCTGCCAGTTGGCAGATGGTAGCATTTGGGCAAGGGAAAGAAGTGACAGGAAATGTTATTTCTTCCGAAGACAAGCTACCATTACCGGGTGTATCAGTTTTGGTACAAGGCACCACCCGGGGAGCAATCACCGATCTGGACGGTAATTTCAGCATCAACCTTAATGAAGGCGAAGATGTTCTTACATTTTCATTCATTGGATTTGAGACTAAAAGTGTTGCCGTCGCTAATCAATCTGAGATCTCTGTCACCCTTAACCCAGACATGCAAGCCCTGGAGGAAGTGGTGGTAGTAGGTTACGGCGAACAAAAGAAAGAAACAGTCACAGGATCAGTGACCGCCGTAAAAGGAACAGAACTGGCCAAATCCCCGGCGACAAACATTTCCAATTCCATCGCTGGCCGTATGCCCGGAGTCGTGGCCGTAAACCGTAGTGGTGAACCAGGCTATGATGGATCAGGCATCCGTATCCGGGGATCAAATACCTTAGGGAATAACGATGCCCTTATTGTAATCGACGGAATCCCTGCCAGGGCTGGCGGTTTCGAACGCCTTAACCCTAATGATATCGAAAGCATCTCGGTCCTAAAAGATGCCTCTGCGGCTATCTATGGTTCCAGGGCAGCCAATGGTGTCATCCTGGTAACCACCAAACGCGGCAGGTCCGGCAAACCGGAGCTATCCTATCAGTTTAACCAAGGCTGGGCACAACCAACTGTAATACCAGACTTGGCAAATGCCGCTCAGTACACCCAAATGCTCAATGACCTCAGCGTTTATGAGTTACCAGTGGATGAATGGCAAGCGGCCAATGATGCCTATAAAAACACAGGTGTGTACACACGTCCCAACGGTCAAGAAAGGGCAGCTCCGTACACTCCTGAAGACATCGCTGCCTACAGGGCAGGAAATGACCCCTGGAACTACCCCAACACAGACTGGTACGATGCGACCTTAAAGGAGTGGTCCCCACAGTCCAAACACAACTTACAGCTGATCGGTGGCAGTGAAAACGTAAAGTACCTGGCCTCCCTTGGTTACCAAAACCAAGATGCCTATTATAAAAACTCTGCCACAGGCTATAAGCAGTACGACCTGAGGATTAACCTTGACGCCAAGATCAATGACTATGTTAGCCTGAAATTGGGCGTACTGGGCAGAGAGGAATTCCGATTCTTCCCTACTCGGGGTGCTGGAGCAATCTTCCGTATGCAAATGCGGGGCAAACCCCATCAGCCTGCCTTCTGGCCAAATGGACTCCCGGGACCCGATATCGAAAACGGTGAAAACCCCGTGGTCATCACCACCAATGAAACGGGTTATGACCGGGACAAAAGGGACTATTTCCAGTCCAATGGAGAACTGACCATCAAAATCCCCGGTGTAGAAGGGCTGAAATTTATCGGTACCGCAGCGGTAGATAAACTCTCCAGAGATATCAAAAGATGGGAGACACCTTGGACACTTTATGAGCGAGGAAGCGGCTTCGAAGAAGATGGCGTGACCCCTGTGCTGGTTCCCAGCCAAAGGGGGCCTGCTGATCCCCGCCTGAGACAAGAGCACTTCAATCAACTCAACATCCTACTGGGCGGTGTTCTCTCCTATGAAAAGACCATCAACGAAGACCATAAACTAAACATCCTGGCCGGTACCAACCGTGAAACCGAAGAAGGAGATGATTTCTTTGCCTTTCGCAGGTATTACCTCTCTACAACAATTGATCAATTATTTGCCGGTGGTGAACTGGAAAAAGATAACGGCGGTGATGCTTATGAACGTGCCAGGCTAAACTATTTTGGACGTGTAGCCTATAACTACAAGGAAAAATATTTGGCCGAATTCCTCTGGAGATACGATGCTTCGTACATTTTCCCTGAAAACACTAGGTTTGGCTTCTTCCCCGGCATCATGTTGGGATGGGTAGCTTCTGAGGAAGACTTCTTTAAAAATGCCATCCCTGGACTGGAATTCTTCAAAATCCGTGGTAGCTGGGGCCAGATGGGAAATGATCAAGTTTATTACGACTCCAACGACGACGGGACACAGACCTTACAGGAATATCAATTCCTTTCGACCTATCTATTTGACAGCTATATCATAAACGGTGTAGAAACTAAAACTTTATACGAAAGTCGAGTGCCGAATCCCGCCATTACTTGGGAAATTGCCAACAATGCCAATATCGGGATAGAAGGGCAGCTACTTGACGGTAAGATTTACTTCGAATTTGATTATTTCTATAACAAACGTACCAATATCCTTTGGAGGAAAAACGCTTCTGTACCACAAACCACAGGAATTACCTTACCAGCCGAAAACATCGGTGAAGTCGCCAATTCTGGTTTCGACGCCTTGATGGGCTATCGTGGAAGAACCAGCGGCGGCTTTAACTACAGCGTCAGTGTAAACGGTGGCTACGCCAAAAACAAGATACTTTTCTGGGATGAGCCACCAGGTGCCCCAGATTGGCAGCTATCTACCGGCAAGCCGATGAACACCTTCCTGGTATATCAATATGACGGTGTATTCCCAGACCAGCAGTCCATCGATAACGAAGATCTGGACTATTCTGCGATCACCAATGAACTGCGTCCTGGAGATATGAGATATGTAGATTATGATAATGATGGTGCCATCACACCGGATGACCGTGTACGGATGGACCAAAACAACATCCCATTATTTCAAGGTGGTATGAACATCACTGCTTCCTATAAAAACTTTGATCTGTCCATACTCTTGCAAGGAGCATTTGGTGCCAGGCAATACGTAAGTGCTGGAGAATCAGGAAATATCGGCAACTACCTGCTGGACATCTATGAAAATCGCTGGACAGTGGACAATCCAAGCAGCGAACACCCAAGGATTGCCAACAGAAGTGACCAGTATTATTCCAATGGCAACACCTATTGGTTTAGACAAGCAGATTACATCCGGTTGAAAAACTTTGAGATCGGCTATACCCTTCCAATGGAGATCGGGGAAAAGGTGGGCATTAAAAACCTCAGGGTATTTGCCAATGGCCTGAACTTGTTCAATATCATGAACAAGCTAGAAGTAATGGATCCTGAGTCCTCCAACTCAACCGGTCAATACTACCCGCAGGCAAGAGTGATCAACACGGGGCTATCTGTTACCTTTTAA
- a CDS encoding RagB/SusD family nutrient uptake outer membrane protein, giving the protein MNKFKNITYLCLLAVSLWVMSSCNADFVNTVPLEEVNSEDVWSDPALAEAAVTGAYAGLGQGGFNEQMLASLTDEAIFTHPGRDITVITEARSNPAEPGWINNTLEWGNMYSNIRACNVAIENLTEPLFTDQDLADRLMGEAKFMRAYYSHQLLRYYGGFPIVDRAYELGEDSYEIPRNTWEECIDFIVGDLDEAATLLEGKSMDSGRASRTAALALKSRILLYAASDLHDIPTASGQSSLIAGYANPEYLGYTSGDRMSRWQRAKDAAKAVLDNDEGNLLNLSAPVSQEEGIQNYMNNSLSKNGGEEELIFARYFINAKQEDGGRQGLFNGPNGYNNWAGNTPIQHFVDDYEMMDGTEFDWDNSEHAEAPYKNRDARFYASLLYDGAQWKPRSSANQSKDPLGQIQTGQYEITQNGSIVTHFGLDTRNSSIEDWNGSYTGYYIRKFTDPDPAIVDQNTWQEIPWPFLRYTEAVLNYVEACIELGQEEEARTWLNRIRYRVGMPAINDSGEALMERYRNERRVEMAYEEQRYHDCRRWMIADETLGRKANGINIVGEFKSGQSLELYRYDPEIYDYSYQVTPIDPGKENRQWLDKMYFLPIHQNEMNRNAKLVQNPGYTE; this is encoded by the coding sequence ATGAATAAATTCAAAAACATAACCTATCTATGCCTCCTGGCAGTGAGCTTATGGGTCATGTCCAGCTGTAATGCAGATTTTGTTAATACAGTCCCTTTGGAAGAGGTGAACTCTGAAGATGTATGGTCAGACCCGGCCCTTGCAGAAGCTGCAGTCACTGGCGCATATGCCGGCCTGGGCCAAGGAGGTTTTAATGAGCAAATGCTAGCTTCTCTTACCGATGAAGCCATCTTTACCCACCCTGGAAGAGATATTACCGTCATTACCGAAGCCAGATCCAATCCTGCAGAACCTGGCTGGATCAATAACACCTTGGAATGGGGCAATATGTACAGTAATATCAGAGCATGTAACGTAGCTATCGAAAACCTCACCGAGCCGTTATTTACAGATCAGGACTTAGCTGACCGACTGATGGGAGAGGCCAAGTTTATGCGCGCCTATTACAGCCACCAACTATTGCGCTACTACGGTGGTTTTCCAATTGTGGACAGGGCCTATGAATTGGGCGAAGATTCTTATGAAATCCCCAGAAATACCTGGGAGGAATGTATCGATTTCATCGTCGGAGACCTGGATGAGGCAGCCACCTTATTGGAAGGCAAATCCATGGATTCCGGTAGGGCAAGTAGAACAGCCGCGCTGGCCCTAAAATCCAGAATTCTGCTCTACGCCGCCAGTGACCTGCACGACATCCCTACGGCTTCCGGTCAGTCCAGCTTGATTGCCGGTTATGCCAATCCCGAATACTTGGGATACACTTCCGGCGATCGCATGTCCAGGTGGCAAAGGGCAAAAGATGCTGCCAAGGCAGTCTTGGACAATGACGAAGGTAACTTACTCAATCTCTCGGCTCCCGTCTCCCAGGAAGAAGGAATCCAGAATTATATGAACAATTCACTTTCTAAAAACGGTGGTGAGGAAGAACTGATCTTTGCGCGGTATTTTATCAATGCAAAGCAAGAAGACGGTGGACGTCAAGGCCTGTTCAATGGGCCGAACGGCTATAACAACTGGGCCGGGAACACGCCGATTCAGCATTTTGTGGATGACTATGAGATGATGGACGGTACGGAGTTTGACTGGGACAATTCAGAGCATGCCGAAGCCCCTTATAAAAACAGGGATGCACGCTTCTACGCTTCCCTGCTCTACGACGGGGCCCAGTGGAAACCACGGTCATCAGCCAATCAGTCCAAAGACCCTCTGGGACAAATCCAGACCGGACAATATGAAATCACACAAAACGGATCAATCGTAACCCATTTTGGGCTGGATACCCGTAACAGCTCCATTGAAGACTGGAACGGCTCTTACACCGGCTACTATATAAGAAAATTCACCGATCCGGATCCTGCCATCGTAGACCAAAACACCTGGCAGGAGATTCCATGGCCTTTCTTGCGCTACACTGAAGCGGTATTGAACTATGTGGAAGCCTGTATCGAACTTGGTCAGGAAGAAGAAGCTCGCACTTGGTTAAACAGAATCCGCTACCGCGTAGGCATGCCCGCCATCAACGACTCCGGTGAAGCCCTTATGGAGCGTTACCGCAATGAACGACGTGTCGAAATGGCCTACGAAGAACAACGCTACCATGACTGTCGCCGCTGGATGATTGCAGATGAGACCTTGGGAAGGAAGGCCAACGGCATCAATATCGTGGGAGAATTCAAATCAGGCCAAAGCTTGGAACTCTACCGATATGATCCTGAGATATACGATTATTCCTATCAAGTCACACCTATTGACCCGGGTAAGGAAAACCGTCAATGGCTGGATAAAATGTACTTCCTGCCAATTCACCAAAACGAGATGAACAGGAACGCCAAACTCGTACAGAACCCAGGCTACACCGAATAA
- a CDS encoding VCBS repeat-containing protein, whose protein sequence is MLKRYPQLVCLGLLCGMLINCSQPEESTAPDIPPLFTLLSSSHTQVSFKNQLTEGLNTNVLMYEYFYNGGGVAIGDVNGDGLDDIYFTGNMIANKLYLNKGQMTFEDITTGSGTAGRNSPWKTGVTMADVNGDGKLDIYVCYSGNLRPEKRKNELYINEGNEDNGHPKFSEQAEKFGIASSSTSTQGIFFDYDKDGDLDLFLLNHNHKSLPILDEASTTAIMKEKDPAGSQLFKNDKGTFTEVTEAAGIQNSALSYGLGAGAADINGDGWTDLYICNDYTAPDYLYINNQDGTFTDRIGNSMGHTSHFSMGNDVADVNNDGLPDLFTLDMLPEGNERQKLLMAPDNYEKFDFKVNMGFHHQYMRNMLQVNNGNSTFSEIGQLSGISNTDWSWSAQFADFDNDGWKDLYITNGYLRDYTNMDFLKFMGDYVQNNDGNIRRQNVLELVKQIPSSNLHNYMFKNNGDLTFDKVSKSWGLDYLSNSNGAAYADLDNDGDLDLVVNNINLEAFIFENQANMQLSNSYLKIKLNGEKSNKFGLGTKVTLYDEGKTLFQEQMPARGYQSSVSPVLHFGLGETEFIDSLQVKWLGGKALTVRNIATNQLITLNESEAETLDLDKEPPAPLFKETNAPFTVKLTQNQLNDFKRQPLIVNPLSFESPSLAKADVNGDGLEDIFVGAGSGDISKVFIQQKNGQFITKGEDEFALDKESEDSYAEFADVNADGFPDLYVCSGGYGNFMPADTKLQDRLYLNDGNGNFKKQSPSLPEMLTSTSCVTFLDINGDQAPDIFVGGRTVPGKYPEIPRSYLLVNDGKGNFTDQTATVAPALVNPGMITDSALADLNMDGKPELLTVGEWMPVQVFTVGKGKLEEVTNQYFDKEYSGWWNAIHIDDLNGDQKPDLVLGNQGTNAQIHASDDEPASLIYKDFDQNGSLDPILCCYIQGENYPYVTRDELLDQMAKMRTRFPDYKSYASAKIEDIFTNEELKNSKTLTANHLATALFLSTASQKLSLANLPIQAQNSPVMAIASGDMDNDGNKDILLCGNIENARLRFGKYDANYGLLLKGDGKGNFIDLSQARSGFSLKGDVRSILSLQEKWIFGINQEGIVTYAKTNNTN, encoded by the coding sequence ATGCTAAAACGTTACCCCCAATTGGTCTGTCTTGGCTTGCTCTGCGGTATGCTCATAAACTGTAGTCAGCCAGAAGAAAGTACCGCACCGGACATCCCACCGTTATTCACCCTTCTCTCCTCCTCCCACACGCAAGTCTCCTTCAAAAACCAACTCACCGAAGGACTCAATACCAACGTCCTGATGTACGAATACTTTTACAATGGCGGTGGTGTGGCCATCGGTGATGTAAACGGCGATGGTTTGGACGATATTTATTTCACCGGAAATATGATCGCCAACAAACTTTACCTGAACAAGGGTCAGATGACGTTTGAAGATATCACTACCGGCTCTGGCACCGCCGGACGGAATAGTCCCTGGAAAACCGGCGTCACCATGGCAGATGTAAACGGAGACGGCAAACTGGACATCTACGTTTGTTACTCTGGCAACCTGAGGCCGGAAAAACGAAAAAATGAACTGTATATCAATGAAGGCAATGAAGATAACGGCCATCCAAAATTCTCAGAACAAGCTGAAAAATTCGGTATTGCCAGCAGTTCCACCAGCACACAAGGCATCTTCTTTGACTACGATAAAGATGGAGACCTGGACTTGTTCCTTCTCAATCACAACCATAAATCACTTCCCATATTGGATGAAGCCAGCACCACTGCCATCATGAAAGAAAAAGATCCAGCAGGATCGCAGCTTTTCAAAAATGACAAAGGAACATTCACCGAAGTAACAGAAGCTGCTGGCATCCAAAACTCGGCACTTTCCTATGGGCTGGGTGCTGGAGCTGCAGATATCAATGGTGACGGATGGACAGACTTATACATCTGCAATGACTACACCGCGCCCGATTACCTGTACATCAACAACCAGGACGGTACATTCACCGACCGCATTGGCAATAGCATGGGACACACTTCCCACTTCTCTATGGGCAATGATGTAGCTGATGTAAACAATGATGGGCTTCCAGACCTCTTTACACTGGACATGCTTCCTGAAGGCAATGAACGCCAAAAACTACTCATGGCCCCTGACAATTATGAGAAGTTTGACTTCAAGGTAAATATGGGCTTCCACCACCAGTACATGCGAAACATGCTGCAGGTAAACAACGGCAACAGCACATTTAGTGAAATCGGCCAGCTATCGGGGATTTCCAATACGGACTGGAGCTGGTCGGCCCAATTTGCTGATTTTGACAACGACGGTTGGAAGGATCTCTATATCACCAATGGCTACTTGCGCGACTACACCAATATGGACTTCCTCAAATTTATGGGGGATTATGTCCAAAACAATGATGGTAACATCAGACGTCAAAATGTACTGGAGCTGGTAAAGCAAATCCCCTCTTCCAACCTCCACAACTACATGTTCAAAAACAACGGAGACCTTACCTTTGACAAGGTGAGCAAAAGCTGGGGGCTGGATTATTTATCCAATAGCAACGGTGCGGCCTATGCTGATCTAGACAATGACGGTGACCTTGACCTTGTGGTAAACAATATCAATTTGGAAGCTTTCATTTTCGAAAACCAGGCAAACATGCAGCTTTCCAATAGCTACCTGAAAATCAAGCTGAATGGAGAAAAATCGAACAAATTCGGATTGGGCACTAAGGTCACTCTATACGATGAAGGGAAGACCCTATTTCAAGAACAGATGCCCGCCCGAGGCTATCAATCCAGCGTTTCTCCCGTGCTCCATTTTGGACTGGGAGAAACCGAATTTATCGATTCCCTGCAGGTGAAATGGCTGGGAGGGAAAGCCCTGACCGTCCGAAACATCGCCACCAATCAACTGATCACGCTCAACGAATCTGAAGCAGAAACCCTTGATCTTGATAAAGAACCGCCAGCACCACTTTTCAAAGAAACCAACGCTCCTTTCACTGTTAAGCTGACCCAAAACCAGCTCAATGACTTCAAACGACAGCCACTGATCGTGAATCCACTTTCCTTTGAAAGCCCTTCCCTGGCCAAAGCAGATGTCAATGGTGATGGATTAGAGGACATTTTTGTAGGTGCAGGCTCTGGTGACATTTCGAAGGTCTTTATCCAGCAAAAGAACGGGCAATTTATCACAAAAGGAGAAGACGAGTTTGCTTTGGATAAAGAAAGTGAAGACAGCTATGCTGAATTTGCGGATGTCAATGCAGATGGGTTTCCAGACTTGTATGTTTGCAGTGGCGGTTACGGTAATTTTATGCCTGCCGACACCAAACTTCAGGATCGACTTTACCTTAATGACGGAAATGGAAATTTCAAAAAACAATCCCCATCCTTACCAGAAATGCTGACCAGCACCAGCTGTGTCACCTTCCTGGACATAAATGGAGACCAAGCACCGGATATTTTCGTGGGAGGCCGAACAGTACCTGGAAAGTATCCTGAAATCCCCCGGAGTTATCTACTTGTCAATGACGGCAAAGGAAACTTTACCGATCAAACTGCCACCGTGGCTCCTGCATTGGTCAATCCAGGCATGATCACAGATTCGGCACTGGCTGATCTTAATATGGATGGCAAACCTGAACTACTTACTGTGGGAGAGTGGATGCCGGTTCAGGTTTTCACCGTTGGCAAAGGGAAATTAGAAGAAGTCACCAACCAATATTTTGACAAGGAATACAGTGGCTGGTGGAATGCCATCCATATCGATGACCTAAATGGGGACCAAAAACCTGATCTGGTATTGGGAAACCAGGGAACCAACGCCCAAATCCATGCCAGTGACGATGAACCAGCCAGTTTAATCTATAAGGATTTTGACCAAAATGGCTCCTTGGACCCTATCCTGTGCTGTTATATTCAAGGGGAAAATTATCCTTATGTCACTCGAGACGAACTACTGGATCAAATGGCGAAAATGCGCACACGCTTTCCTGACTATAAAAGTTATGCCAGTGCTAAGATCGAAGACATCTTCACCAATGAAGAGCTTAAGAACAGTAAAACACTTACCGCAAACCATCTGGCAACGGCCCTCTTCCTGAGCACAGCGTCACAAAAGTTATCCTTGGCCAACTTACCAATACAGGCTCAAAACAGCCCCGTCATGGCCATCGCCAGCGGAGACATGGACAACGACGGAAACAAGGACATTCTCCTCTGTGGTAACATCGAAAATGCAAGGCTTCGGTTTGGGAAATATGATGCCAATTATGGGCTTTTGCTAAAAGGCGATGGAAAAGGCAACTTTATAGACTTATCTCAGGCCCGTTCGGGATTCTCCCTGAAAGGTGATGTAAGAAGCATCCTTTCACTACAGGAGAAGTGGATCTTTGGGATCAACCAAGAAGGAATTGTCACTTATGCCAAAACCAACAACACCAATTAA
- a CDS encoding vanadium-dependent haloperoxidase: MKRISFRLAFIASLSVVIGCSTDKKKAPELPTKYIGEVAEQMTELMIHDVTNPPLAARFFSYACLTGYEIVSQNDSSLTDLHGIINQYPDIKKPSGFSEQAYQLSAILGMIQTAKTIQPSGTELQEYEDTLLDSCREMGYSEETIKHSLAYAKAMTKAVLNYAKTDGYTLISNYPRYTPLGTPGSWYPTPPGYFAPVEPYFDTVRPFFLDSAAQFKPLAPIAFSEGKDSEFYTITKEVYDVEMSEINKEIAAFWDCNPFALQDNGHLMVGMKKISPGAHWMGITNIACQKATLSFTESMKIHTMVATTLMDGFIACWDEKYRSNRIRPETAIRKYIDPTWTPFLQTPPFPEYLSGHSTISTAAAVVLTHYFGDNFSYSDTVEERYGLKARDFTSFNQAANEAAISRLYGGIHFMDAITRGQKQGKEVGNWVIKKFSPSKQNQAGAAHAMK; the protein is encoded by the coding sequence ATGAAACGCATTAGTTTTCGTCTAGCTTTTATCGCATCCCTCAGCGTAGTAATCGGCTGTAGTACAGACAAAAAAAAAGCACCTGAACTACCCACCAAATACATTGGTGAAGTCGCCGAGCAAATGACAGAGCTGATGATCCATGATGTCACCAATCCCCCATTGGCGGCACGGTTCTTTTCGTATGCCTGCCTCACGGGCTATGAAATTGTGTCCCAAAATGACTCCTCGCTGACGGATTTACACGGGATTATCAATCAATACCCGGACATCAAAAAGCCATCCGGCTTCTCTGAACAGGCATATCAATTAAGTGCGATACTGGGCATGATCCAGACGGCAAAGACCATTCAGCCATCTGGAACTGAACTTCAAGAATATGAAGATACGCTGCTGGACAGTTGCAGGGAAATGGGATATTCTGAAGAGACCATCAAACATTCCTTAGCTTATGCCAAAGCTATGACCAAAGCGGTCTTAAACTATGCCAAAACCGATGGCTATACCCTCATCAGCAACTATCCCCGTTATACCCCTTTGGGCACCCCGGGAAGTTGGTACCCTACTCCTCCTGGGTATTTTGCCCCGGTAGAGCCTTATTTTGACACGGTCAGGCCATTCTTTCTTGATTCAGCAGCCCAGTTCAAACCACTCGCGCCGATAGCCTTCTCAGAAGGTAAAGATTCTGAATTTTATACAATCACCAAAGAGGTCTATGACGTAGAAATGTCCGAAATAAACAAAGAAATTGCTGCATTTTGGGACTGTAACCCCTTTGCTTTACAGGACAATGGCCACCTGATGGTGGGAATGAAGAAAATCTCTCCAGGAGCACATTGGATGGGGATCACCAACATCGCCTGTCAAAAAGCAACACTTTCCTTTACGGAATCCATGAAAATCCACACCATGGTGGCCACCACATTAATGGATGGATTTATTGCTTGCTGGGATGAGAAATACCGTAGTAACCGCATCCGCCCCGAAACGGCCATTAGAAAGTACATAGACCCCACATGGACACCTTTTTTGCAAACGCCACCTTTTCCGGAATACCTGAGTGGACACTCTACCATTTCCACGGCAGCAGCGGTCGTCCTTACCCACTATTTCGGGGACAATTTCAGCTATTCGGACACCGTCGAGGAACGCTATGGACTGAAAGCCCGGGACTTCACCTCCTTTAACCAAGCAGCCAACGAGGCCGCCATTTCAAGGCTCTATGGCGGGATCCACTTTATGGATGCCATCACCAGGGGCCAAAAACAAGGAAAGGAAGTAGGGAATTGGGTGATCAAGAAATTTTCTCCCTCCAAGCAAAATCAAGCAGGAGCTGCCCACGCGATGAAGTAA